CCTTCCAGTCGGCCCCGGGGAGCACGGTGCGCCTCATGGGGCTGTCGGCCTCGAACACGGCGCTCACCGCGACGGTGCCCATGCAGAGCAACGGCCTGTTCGAGCTGGGCACGGCGGGCGCGACCGCGGCGACGCTGAGCCTGAACGGCACGTTCACGAACGGGCCGACGGGCACGCTGCGCACGCTGGTGAACGGCGGCGGCGCGCGGCAGCTGCTGTGCGCGCTCGACAACCAGGGCCTGTGCGACCTGCAGCAGACGATGTTCCTCAGCCGCGCCACGTCGGCGCACGCCAACTCCGGAACGCTGCACGTCGCGGCCACGAAGACACTCACCGTGGGGGGCGCGAGCTTCACGAACACCCCGACCGGGACCCTCGCGGGCGAGGGCACGATCACGATGTCGGGCGCCACGGCGCTCGCTCAGTCGGGCACCGTGAGCCCCGGCGCCTCGCCGGGACGCCTCGCCTTCACCGCGACGAACTGGCCGTGCGCCGCGACGTCCGTCTACAACGTCGAGGTCGGCGGCGACGCGGCGGGCACCGGCTACGACCAGGTCGCGATCACCGGCGCCGCGCAGCTCGACGGCACGCTCAACGTCTCGCTCGTGAACGGGTTCCTCCCCACGCCGGGCCGCCGCTACGTGATCGCCACCTTCGCCTCGCGCACGGGCACGTTCGCGACCGTGAACGGCCTCGCGTACGGCCCGGGCCAGATGTGGACGGTCGCGTACAGCGACACCGACGTCGTGCTGCTCGCCATGGACCAGACGTGGACGCGCGTCTTCCCGACCGGCACGCCGCCGCTCGCGCGCGACGGCCATACCGCCGTCCTCGACCCCGCGGGCGACCGCATGATCGTCTTCGGAGGCCGCGGCGACGCGGGCCCGCTCAACGACGTGTGGGTGCTCACCCACGCCACGTCGGGCAACGGCAGCCAGTGGATCGCGCTCGCTCCGACGGGCACTCCGCCCGCGGCGCGCGCCGACGCGAGCGCCGTGTACGACGCGGCGACGAACCGCATGATCGTCCACGGCGGTGACGACGCGGCCGGCACGCCGGCGCCGTTCGGCGACACGTTCGTGCTGACCAACGCGAACGGCCTCGGCGGCGCACCGCAGTGGATCGCGCTCACGCCCGCGTCCCCACCGTCGGCACGCAGCGGGCACGGGGCCGCGTACGACGCGGCCACGAACCGGATGATGCTCTTCGGCGGCTCCACGACGCCGGGCGCCTGCGGCGGCGCGCTCGCCGACGCATGGGTGCTGGAGAACGCCAATGGGCTGGGCGGGGCCCCGGCGTGGACCGCACTCTCGCCCGCCGGCACGCCTCCCTCGGGACGGAGGTTCGCCGGCGTCGCCTGGGACGCGGCGAGCGCGCGCCTGCTCGTCACGGGCGGCGAGGACGAGTGCGGAGCGGCGAACACCGAAGCGTGGGTGCTGGACGGCGCGAACGGGGTCTCCGGCCCCGCCGCCTGGACCGCGCTCTCGCCCGCGTCGCCCGCGCCCGCGGGCTGGGCGCGCGCGCGCTACGCCTACGACGCGGCGTACCAGTGGACCGACGCGTTCGGCGGCACGCTGGGCGGCGGCTACGTGGACACCAGCTACGTGCTCACCGGCGCGGCTGGCGGGGGCGGCACGAGCTGGATGCGCCGCCTGTACTGGGGCACCCGCCCGGCGGCGCGCGAGCTGCACAGCATGGTCCTTTCGGACGCGAACCACGTCGCGGTCGTCTTCGCCGGGCTGACCGCGGGCGGTCGCGTGAACGACGTCCACCGCCGCGACATCGACCTCGGCGCGGTGCTCGACGTCGAGCCGCCGGTCACGCCGCCTTCGGCGCTGCCGCGGGTGACCGCGTTCGCGATGCCGCCGTCACCGAATCCGGCGCGCGGCGACGTCGCGCTCGCCGTGGACGTCGCGCGCGACCAGCGCGTCGAGCTGGACGTGTTCGACCTCGCCGGCCGGCGCGTCGCCTCGCTGCATTCGGGGCTGCTCCAGGCCGGCCGCCACGCGTTCCGCTGGAGCGGCGCGGACGCGCGCGGCGCCTCGGCGCCGGGTGTCTACCTCGTGCGGTTCCACGCCGACGACCGCACGCAGGTCGTGCGCCTCGTGCGGCTGCGCTGATCGCGGACCGCTCCGCGGTGAGGGAAGCGGGCCGGGAGGCGACTCCCGGCCCGATTCGCGTTCAGGCGCCGCGGGACGGCGTGCGCCGCCCGGGTGACGGGCGGCCGAACAGCGACTGCTTCGCCCCCTCCGTGATCGCCGCGACCGCCGGGTCCGTCAGCCGCCGCTCGGCGCTGATCGCGAAGAACTGCTCGCGGCACTCCTCGGTCCGTCCGAGACGCGCCAGGCCGTAGCGCTCGACCGCCTCGCGCTCGGCCACCGCGGGAATCGGCAGGACACCCAGCCCGTCGGCGGCGGCGATGGTCATGAGCGCGCCGTCGTCGTACTCGGCGACCACCCGGGGCCGCAGACCGCGCTTTTGGAACCAGTGGTCGAGCGAGCGGCGCAGCGCCGTGCGCTGGGTCGGCAGCAGCATCGGAGCGCCGTCGAGCACGCGCGGGAACCGGGCGCGCGCCCCGCGGGCCAACGCCGCCGTCGCACAGAAGGCGACGCCGCACTCGCCCAGCGGGTGGTTGAACGCCCGGATGTTGAGCGAGCTGGGCGCCGGCTCGTCGGCGAGGACGAGGTCGAGACGGTGCGCGCCAAGCTGCCCGAGCAGGTCGGCGGCCGAGCCCTCGCTCGCCACGACCCGCACCGGCGGGCCGAGACGGAAGAGCGGGCGCATGAGCGCGTGGCTGACCGGCTTGGGCAGGGAGTCGGCGACCCCGATGCGCACGAGCCGCGGGCGCGTCGCGCTGGCCCGGCTCACGGCCTCCACCAGGTCGTCGCCGAGCGCGAAGATCTCCTCGGCGTAGTCGAACACCCGGCGGCCGGCATCGGTGAGCGCCAGCCCGCGGCCCGCCCGGCGCGTCAGCTTCTCGCCGAGCTGGGCCTCCAGCGCCTTGACCTGCGCCGAAATGGTCGGCTGCGAGACGTGCAGCCGCTCGGCGGCCCGGCGCAGGCCGCCCTCGCGCGCGACCATCCAGAAGTAGCGCAGGTAGTGGAAGTTCAGAGGAGCCACCCGCGCAGACTATTCGGTATCGCCTAAGCGTTCATTAGAAAAGTCGTCATGGTCTAACCGTGCCCGCGCGGACATATTCGCCGCGACACCCGGCGCGGGCGCTCGGCGCCCCGCCTTTCCACTCAACCGCGAGGTTCCTCCTGGTATCCGTGCCGCTCATCGCCTGGGTCGGCTTCACGATCTTCATCTTCTTCATGCTCGCGCTCGACCTGGGCGTCTTCCACCGCCGCAGCCACAGCATCAAGGTGAACGAGGCTCTCGGTTGGACGCTCACGTGGGCGACCCTGGCCGTGCTCTTCGGCCTCGGGCTGTGGCGCCTCGAGGGACCCGAAAAGTCGCTCGAGTTCTTCACCGGCTACCTGCTCGAGCTCTCGCTCAGCGCCGACAACGTCTTCGTCATGGCGCTGCTGTTCGGCTACTTCGCGGTGCCGGAGAAGTACCAGCACAAGGTGCTGTTCTGGGGCGTGCTCGGCGCCGCCGGAATGCGGCTCGCGTTCATCCTCCTCGGCACCACCCTGGTGCGCCAGTTCGAGTGGGTGCTGTACGCGTTCGGCGTGCTCCTCGTGATCGCCGGGTTCCGGATGCTGGTGAACCGGGAAGAGCAGATTCACCCGGAGAGAAACCCGATCGTCCGCCTCATCCGGCGCGTGATGCCGGTGGCGAAGCGGTTCCACGGCGACCGCTTCGTCGTGTTCCGCGGCCGTCGCTGGTTCACGACGCCGCTCTTCATCGTGCTGCTCAGCGTCGAAGCCGCCGACCTCGTGTTCGCGATCGATTCGATTCCGGCCGTGTTCTCGGTGACCCTCGATCCGTTCATCGTCTTCACGTCGAACGTGTTCGCCATTCTCGGGCTGCGTTCGCTCTATTTCCTGCTCGCCCGCGCGGTGACCGCGTTCCGCTACCTCAAGCCGGCGCTGGGCGTGGTGCTCGCCTTCGCGGGCGCCAAGCTGCTGCTGGCGCACACCCCGTGGAAGATCGACAACATCGTCGCCCTCGGCTTCGTCGGCACGACACTCACCGCCAGCATCATCGCGTCCCTGCTGCACAGGCCGCGCGGCTCGCACGCGGGACGCGGCGGCCCCCCGGCCTGACCTGGCGCCGCCCGCGGCCGCGTCCGGAACACACCTCGGCGCCGGGCGGAAGCAGTCGCGCTGCTCCACCCGGCGCCGCCGGCTTGTGGCTGTGGTGGTCTATCGCAGGTGCGAGATGCGCTTCGTGAAGGTGCCCTGCGCGCTGGTCATGCGGACGAAGTAGATGCCCGCGGCGAGCGGCCGGCCGTCGTCGTCGCGACCGTCCCACGTCAGGCGGAAGACGCCCGCCTCGCGGGCGCCGTCGGCGAGCGTGCGCACCGCGCGCCCGTCCACGCCGTAGAGCACCACCCGCACCGGCCCCGGACGAGCGAGGCCGAAGGCGATGGTCGCCTCGCCGCGCGAGGGGTTCGGGAAGGGCAGCGAGAGCATGGTCGTCGCCGGAATCTCCGGCGCCGTCTGCTCGACCGAACCCGCGAGATCCACCGGCCGGTTCCAGGCGTCCCGCGCCCGGGCCGAACCGAGGGCGATGGCCGGATCGCCGGCGGCGAGCGCCCGGAACTCGACCGTCGCGACGACCCCGTCGCCGGCGAACCCGCTCTCGCGGGCGCCGAGCAACGCCACATCCACCGCCCCGGGCTTCGGTGAGAACGCGACGCCTCCCAGCTGATCCAGCCAGGCGCCGGCATGAACGCCGACCGGCTCGGCGATGCCCTGGGTCCAGTCGAGGGCCGCCGACAGCGCCTGCACGCGGCCGGCGCCCGTGACGCGCAAGCGCACGGCGAACGTCTCCCCGGGCGAGACCTGCTTGGGCGCCTCGATGATCAGCGCATCGCGCGCGGCGCCGCCCGCCGCCGGCTTCGCCGCCAACTGCGGCTGCGGGCCGGTGCCGAAGTTGATCGCCAGCATGACCAGGTCCTCGAAGTTGATCGCCTGGTCCGGAAGCGGCAGGCCGTTCACCGAGTAGTCGCTCGTCGGACCGACGTCGAGGTAGCGCACCGGTGCGACCGCGGCGCCGGTGAAGCCGTAGGAGCCGCCGAGCGCCGTGATGTCCTCGGTGAACACCCGGTTGTTGCCGACGCCGAGCCCTTCGGGCGAGCCGTCGGCGAAATCGCCGAGCAGGTAGTTGAGCGAGGCCGGCTGGTTCGAGGGTCCCGAAACGTTGGCGCCCGCTCCGTGAACGAACGCGACGTAGTGCCAGTAGTCGCGTCCGCCGGCGCTCTTCGGAACCTGCGGAACGTTGACCTCGTCGGTCTGACCCGGCGCCGTCACGGCCGTGAGCTCCCACGGCGGACCGGGCGTCGCGCTCGCCGGCGGCGCCGGCGGCGAGCCGCTTCCGTCGCCGTAGAGCGGGTAGTCGCCGTAGCGCGCTCGATAGACCTGCACGGCCGTGCCGCCGGGGGTGGCGGTCCAGCCGAGCGTCACGCGCTCGGTGCCGTCGCCGTCGTTCCCCGTGCGGACGGTGCTCGCGGTCAGATCGGTGATCGCCGCCACCGAGACCTCGGTCACGGTCAGGACGACGTCGAACTCGGTCGTGGCGACCCCGTCGCCGAGCCGCACCTTGAATGGATGGACGCCCGGACCCTGCGCCTCGCTGGGGGTCCAGGTGAACACGCCGCTGTTGCCGTCGATGGCGGCGCCCGCAGGTTCGCCGGAAAGGGAGAACGTCAGCGTCTGCGCCGGAAGATCGGCATCGGACCCGGTCGCCGTGAACGTGTAGGCGACCAGTTCGGGAATCGTCGCGGCCGCGGGCGCGCCACCCAGCACCGGCGCGACGTTGACCTCGGTCACGCGCAGGGTGAAGGGAGCCTCCACGAAGTCCACGCCGTCGCTGAGTCGGACCGTGAACGGGTAGTCGCCCGGCCCCTGGGACTCGTCGGGCGTCCACGCGAACGCGCCGGTGCCCGGGTTGATCGTCGCGCCCGCCGGCACCGTGCCCTGCAGCGAAAACGTCAGCGGCTGCGAAGGAATGTCCGCGTCCGAGCCGAGCGCCTGGAAGGCGTACGCGACCAGTTCGGGGATGTCGATCGTGCCCGTCGGCACGCTCGCGAGCACCGGCGGGTCGTTCACCGGCGTCACGACGATCGTGAACGTGCGCAGTCGGCTGTCCACGCCCCCATTGGCGGTTCCGCCGTCGTCGGTGGCGGTCACCGTGATGATCGCGGTGCCCGTGGCATTCGCGGCGGGCTGGAACGTCAGCGTCCTCGTCGCGCCGGAGCCGGTGACGACCGGGTCGGGCACGACCGCCGGATTGCCGGAAACGGCCGCGAAGCCCACCGACTGCCCCGCCTCGTCGGCTCCGCCGCCGGGGCCGACGCCGGTGATCGAAACCGCCGTCGGGCCGGGATCCTCGGAAACGGACTGGTCCGCGATGGCGTCGTAGTCCGGGCGGTCGTTGACCGGCGTGACGGTGATCGAAAACACCTTCACGGTCGCATCCACGCCGCCATCGGCGGTGCCGCCGTCGTCGGTGGCGGTCAGCGTGATGGTCACCGTGCCGTTCGCGTTCGCGGCGGGCGTGAAGTGCAGCACGCGGGCGGTGCCCGATCCCGTGATCGTCGGGTTCGGCACGATGGACGGATCGCTCGAGACCGCCGCGAACGACAGCACCTGCGGCGTCGGCCCCGCCCATTCGTCCAGCGGGCCGGCGAACACGCCCCCGAAGTTGACGTTCACCGTCCCGGGATCCTCGAGGACGGTCTGGTCGGCGGGCGCGTTGAAGAGCGGCGCGTCGTTGACCGGCGTGACCACGTGGTTCGCGACCCCCACGGCCGAGCTGAACGCCGTGCCGCCGCCGCGCGTCGTCACGCTCGCGGTGCCGCCGTCGCTGCCGCTGGTGCGGTCCCAGGCCAGCAGTTGCAGCGTGACCGTGCCGTTCCAGTCGGCGTTCGCCAGGAACCTCACGCGGTTGCCCGGCTCGTCGGCGAGCAGCAGCGCCGACGTCAGCGCGACGGCGCCGACCGGCGACCATGAGGAGCCCCCGTTCATGGAGAACTCCCAGACGCCTCCGGCGTTGGCCTGCGCGTCCGCGATCGCGATGCCGCGCTGCGCGCCGTTGTCCGGATCGCTGACCGGATCGCCGCCCGCGCCGCTCGCGAGGATCTGCGCGACCGTCGCGCCCGTCGCCGCAGGACCCGTGTCCTCGAGAATCGCCGGCAGCGACATCGCCGTCGAGATGTCGAGCGTCGGCGCGACATTCACCTCGTTGACCGTCACCCCGAAGGAGCCGGTGCCCGAGAGCGCCGGCGTGCCGTCGTCCTCGACGCGCACGTCGATCGTGTAGGAGCCCGGCCCCTGCGCCTCGGACGGGTTCCAGTCGAAGACGCCCGCCTCGGTCAGCGTCGCGCCGGCCGGCGGCGAACCCTGCAGGTAGAACTTGAGCGTCTGCGGCGGGGACTCGCCGTCGGTCGCCGCGAGCACGAGGTGCAGGTTCGTTCCTTCGTTGACCGTCTGCGGCGCCACCGGCGTGAGGACCGGAGCGGTGTTGGAGACGATGGTGAACACCGCGTCGCTGACGTCCGCGCCCGGGTTGCCGTTCGAATCGGTCGCCCGCACCCGCACGAGCGCGGTCGTGCTCGGCGTGTTCGGCACCGCCCACGAGTACGAGCCGTCGTTCGGCTCGCCCGTCGCGACGGCGGTCCAGCCGGAGCCGCCGTCCGTCGAGTAGTCGATGGAAACGGTCGGCACGGTCCCCGAAGCGTCGCTGGCCGACCAGGTGATGGCGTGGGTGGACTGATACGACCAGGTTTCCCCGCCATTGGGAGCGGTGACCGTGACCACGGGCGGCGTGTTGTCAATCGTCACGGACGCGACGGAGCCGGTGTTGACCGGGAGCGGCTGGTTGTTGCAGTCGCGCATCGTCACCGACTGGATCGTGACCGTGCCCGTTGCGGCCGCCGCCGAACTGCGGACGCGGACGGTGAACAGCGTGCCGGTCTGCGACGCCGGGCCACACGAGCCGCCGAGCGTGACGCCGTCCACGGTGTAGTTGCCGCCGCCATTGGAGATGACCTGCAGGTTGGTCGAACGTCCTCCCGCGGTGAGGAAGTCACCGAGCACGATGTCGGGGTCGCCGCCCCCGGTCGTGAGCGCGTCGAACTCCGCCGACAGCTGGATGCGCACGCTGAAGCCCAGCACGGGCGTGGTGGCGTCCCGGCTGAGGGTCACGGGGACCTGCACGGCCGGCAGCGCCGGCCCGATCGTCGTCCCGGGCGAAACCGCGTTCACGAGCCCGGGCGTCTGCGCGAGCGCGGGACCCGCGAAGGCGACCACCGCCAGCGCGAGGGCCGACAGCGCC
Above is a window of Candidatus Eisenbacteria bacterium DNA encoding:
- a CDS encoding TerC family protein, whose product is MLALDLGVFHRRSHSIKVNEALGWTLTWATLAVLFGLGLWRLEGPEKSLEFFTGYLLELSLSADNVFVMALLFGYFAVPEKYQHKVLFWGVLGAAGMRLAFILLGTTLVRQFEWVLYAFGVLLVIAGFRMLVNREEQIHPERNPIVRLIRRVMPVAKRFHGDRFVVFRGRRWFTTPLFIVLLSVEAADLVFAIDSIPAVFSVTLDPFIVFTSNVFAILGLRSLYFLLARAVTAFRYLKPALGVVLAFAGAKLLLAHTPWKIDNIVALGFVGTTLTASIIASLLHRPRGSHAGRGGPPA
- a CDS encoding putative Ig domain-containing protein, with product MKPAKFVFVRFFTRSPGEVFPMHGISKFPVRGALSALALAVVAFAGPALAQTPGLVNAVSPGTTIGPALPAVQVPVTLSRDATTPVLGFSVRIQLSAEFDALTTGGGDPDIVLGDFLTAGGRSTNLQVISNGGGNYTVDGVTLGGSCGPASQTGTLFTVRVRSSAAAATGTVTIQSVTMRDCNNQPLPVNTGSVASVTIDNTPPVVTVTAPNGGETWSYQSTHAITWSASDASGTVPTVSIDYSTDGGSGWTAVATGEPNDGSYSWAVPNTPSTTALVRVRATDSNGNPGADVSDAVFTIVSNTAPVLTPVAPQTVNEGTNLHLVLAATDGESPPQTLKFYLQGSPPAGATLTEAGVFDWNPSEAQGPGSYTIDVRVEDDGTPALSGTGSFGVTVNEVNVAPTLDISTAMSLPAILEDTGPAATGATVAQILASGAGGDPVSDPDNGAQRGIAIADAQANAGGVWEFSMNGGSSWSPVGAVALTSALLLADEPGNRVRFLANADWNGTVTLQLLAWDRTSGSDGGTASVTTRGGGTAFSSAVGVANHVVTPVNDAPLFNAPADQTVLEDPGTVNVNFGGVFAGPLDEWAGPTPQVLSFAAVSSDPSIVPNPTITGSGTARVLHFTPAANANGTVTITLTATDDGGTADGGVDATVKVFSITVTPVNDRPDYDAIADQSVSEDPGPTAVSITGVGPGGGADEAGQSVGFAAVSGNPAVVPDPVVTGSGATRTLTFQPAANATGTAIITVTATDDGGTANGGVDSRLRTFTIVVTPVNDPPVLASVPTGTIDIPELVAYAFQALGSDADIPSQPLTFSLQGTVPAGATINPGTGAFAWTPDESQGPGDYPFTVRLSDGVDFVEAPFTLRVTEVNVAPVLGGAPAAATIPELVAYTFTATGSDADLPAQTLTFSLSGEPAGAAIDGNSGVFTWTPSEAQGPGVHPFKVRLGDGVATTEFDVVLTVTEVSVAAITDLTASTVRTGNDGDGTERVTLGWTATPGGTAVQVYRARYGDYPLYGDGSGSPPAPPASATPGPPWELTAVTAPGQTDEVNVPQVPKSAGGRDYWHYVAFVHGAGANVSGPSNQPASLNYLLGDFADGSPEGLGVGNNRVFTEDITALGGSYGFTGAAVAPVRYLDVGPTSDYSVNGLPLPDQAINFEDLVMLAINFGTGPQPQLAAKPAAGGAARDALIIEAPKQVSPGETFAVRLRVTGAGRVQALSAALDWTQGIAEPVGVHAGAWLDQLGGVAFSPKPGAVDVALLGARESGFAGDGVVATVEFRALAAGDPAIALGSARARDAWNRPVDLAGSVEQTAPEIPATTMLSLPFPNPSRGEATIAFGLARPGPVRVVLYGVDGRAVRTLADGAREAGVFRLTWDGRDDDGRPLAAGIYFVRMTSAQGTFTKRISHLR
- a CDS encoding T9SS type A sorting domain-containing protein translates to AATLTLTSGTLVNAPGAQINALAGSGGARNLHAQYDNQGTINVSQNLTTSRASADLANGGTINVTGGNYTVVLSGTTPSWTTTGTINVAASRTLTLQGVVAGGAGMDFFYDNGTLAGAGTVALLNSTLHLNRPLATSAIGVSASTSVLEGPDTLRVDAGAPTLTSSTMDGPVVCSAGSLTATSCDWNGLLDMRAGGSLEIRGTSTFNGTFQSAPGSTVRLMGLSASNTALTATVPMQSNGLFELGTAGATAATLSLNGTFTNGPTGTLRTLVNGGGARQLLCALDNQGLCDLQQTMFLSRATSAHANSGTLHVAATKTLTVGGASFTNTPTGTLAGEGTITMSGATALAQSGTVSPGASPGRLAFTATNWPCAATSVYNVEVGGDAAGTGYDQVAITGAAQLDGTLNVSLVNGFLPTPGRRYVIATFASRTGTFATVNGLAYGPGQMWTVAYSDTDVVLLAMDQTWTRVFPTGTPPLARDGHTAVLDPAGDRMIVFGGRGDAGPLNDVWVLTHATSGNGSQWIALAPTGTPPAARADASAVYDAATNRMIVHGGDDAAGTPAPFGDTFVLTNANGLGGAPQWIALTPASPPSARSGHGAAYDAATNRMMLFGGSTTPGACGGALADAWVLENANGLGGAPAWTALSPAGTPPSGRRFAGVAWDAASARLLVTGGEDECGAANTEAWVLDGANGVSGPAAWTALSPASPAPAGWARARYAYDAAYQWTDAFGGTLGGGYVDTSYVLTGAAGGGGTSWMRRLYWGTRPAARELHSMVLSDANHVAVVFAGLTAGGRVNDVHRRDIDLGAVLDVEPPVTPPSALPRVTAFAMPPSPNPARGDVALAVDVARDQRVELDVFDLAGRRVASLHSGLLQAGRHAFRWSGADARGASAPGVYLVRFHADDRTQVVRLVRLR
- a CDS encoding LysR family transcriptional regulator, with amino-acid sequence MAPLNFHYLRYFWMVAREGGLRRAAERLHVSQPTISAQVKALEAQLGEKLTRRAGRGLALTDAGRRVFDYAEEIFALGDDLVEAVSRASATRPRLVRIGVADSLPKPVSHALMRPLFRLGPPVRVVASEGSAADLLGQLGAHRLDLVLADEPAPSSLNIRAFNHPLGECGVAFCATAALARGARARFPRVLDGAPMLLPTQRTALRRSLDHWFQKRGLRPRVVAEYDDGALMTIAAADGLGVLPIPAVAEREAVERYGLARLGRTEECREQFFAISAERRLTDPAVAAITEGAKQSLFGRPSPGRRTPSRGA